Genomic segment of Rhodocaloribacter litoris:
CCTTCGTCGTCCCGATGTCGAGCCCCACGACGATACGTTCGTTCATCATAAGCGCCTCTTCCCTTTTTTAATCTTGTTGAATCCGGACCGGTCACGGTGACGCCCCGGCCCGGCGTTGCTATTGCTCTTCGGTAACGATCTGGCTGTCAAAACGGAGGTCGATCAGGCGGAAGTGCTTCTCCGGGCGGGGCAGGACGGCCTGGTGCCAGAAGGCATGCAGCCGGGTCAGCTTGTCCGAGAAGCCCATGCGGCCGAGCCGCACGGGCACGGCCTCCCGGGCCGGGCCGGGGGTGGTGTAGGCCCACAGCTCGCCGCCCCGCACCTCCACCTCGGAGACGAGGGCCTCGACCTCGGGCGGCACGGCGGCCAGCGCGGCCAGAAACGCCCGCACGGCCTCCTCCTGGACGGGCTGCACCGGGTGGTAGGGCTGGCGCAGCCCGCGCACGAGCGGCACATCGTAGGCGGCGCCCGGCACCAGCGGCATCTGCGCCCCGGTGGCGTCCAGGTAGTGCGACGGCGCCCCGTCGGCCCCGACGACGAGGGCCACCGGCCGCCGCTCCTCGACGTCGATCGCGAGCGTCCCGGTGGGCAGGCGCGTCACCTCGGCGTGTGCCACCCAGGGATGCCGCACGAGGCGGTCCGCCACCAGCGCCGGATCGAGGTCGAAGAGCACCATGCCGGTATCGACGCGGGCCAGGTCGAGCAGGGCCGCCCGCTCCGCGTGGTGCGCCCCCTCGATCACGATCTGGCGGCACGGCAGCGTGGCAAGCCACCGCCACCCCAGCAGCCCGGTGACGGCCGTCGCCAGCAAGGCGGGCAGCAGGATCCACCGGTGCGGCAGCCGGTAGCGGCCCCTTCGACTGCGTTTCGATTCGCTCATGTTTTGCCTCCCGAAGCTTCGCGGCCGGCAGCGGCCGCAGGGGCCGCCCTACGCGGCCCGTTCACGTTGCCTGAGCAGCCCGAGCAGCTCGCGGGCGAGCCGCCAGATGTCGCCGGCGCCCAGGGTGAGCACGACGTCGCCGGGCCGGGCCAGTGCGGCCACGTAGGCGGGCATGTCCGCCTTCTCCGGCACCTCGTGCACGTCGCGGTGACCGAAGCGGCGCGCCAGCCCGGCGATGAGACGGCCCGAAACCCCCTCGATCGGCGCCTCGCGTGCCCCGTAGACGTCGAGCACCACCAGCACGTCGGCATCGAAGAAGGCGCGGGCGAAGTCCTCCGCAAAGTCCCGCGTACGGGAATAGAGATGCGGCTGAAAGACGGCCACGATGCGACGCCCCGGGAAGGCCCGGGCGGCCGCTCCGAGCGTGGCCCGCACCTCCGTCGGGTGGTGCGCGTAGTCGTCGATGACCAGGACGCCGGCGGCCTCGCCGAGCCGCTCGAAGCGGCGCTGCACGCCGGAGTACTTCGCCAGCGCCGACCGGATCTTTTCGAACGGGATCTCGAGCTCGAGCCCCACGGCGACGGCCGCCAGCGCGTTCCGCACATTGAAAAGGCCCGGCACCTGCAGGGTGACCTCGCCGAGCGAGGTGGTGCCGGTCGTCACCTCGAAACGCATCGTGAGGCCGTCCTGCTCGACGTGCTCGGCCCGCACGTCGGCTTGGCGGCTCAGCCCGTAGGTGACCACGCGCCGGTCGATGCGTCCGACGATAGACTGCACGTTGGGATCATCCAGGCAGAGGATGGCGGCCCCGAAGAAGGGGACGCTGTTGGCATACTGGATGAAGGCCTCCTTGAGATCGTCCAGGCCGTCGTAGATGTCGAGGTGCTCCGCCTCGATGTTCGTCACGACGGCGATCGAGGGCGTCAGGCGAAGGAACGTCCGGTCGTACTCGTCGGCTTCGAGCACGATGATGTCCCCCTCGCCTGCGACGGCGCTCGCGTCGAAGAAGGCCACCTTGCCGCCGACGATGATCGTGGGGTCGAAGCCGCCTTCACTCACGACGAGGCCCGTCATGGAGGTGGTCGTCGTCTTGCCGTGCGTGCCGGCGATGCCGATGCCGAACTTCATCCGCATCAACTCGCCGAGCATCTCGGCCCGCCGGATGAGCGGGATGCCGCGCCGCTCGGCTTCGAGCGTCTCGGGGTTGCGCTTCGGATCGACGGCGGACGAGTGCACGACGACGCCGGCCTCGCCCACGTGCCCGGCGGCGTGCCCCTCGTAGACGACCGCCCCGAGGGCTTCGAGCCGATCGGTGACCTCGCTTTTCTTCAGGTCGGAGCCCGTCACCCGGTAGCCCCGGCTGAGCAGCACCTCGGCGATGGAGCTCATGCCGACGCCCCCGATGCCGACCATGTGCACATGCCGGATCCGCCCCAGGAAGGGCTGGCGTCGACGCGGCGCAGGGGCACCGCCGGTATGTTCGGACGGTCGGGTCATGGTCATACGGTCGTTGCGAGCCGGTATCCGGCACGGGCGAGGACGGCGTGGGCGATGCGCTCGGCTGCATCCGGGCGGGCCTGCGCGCGCGCGGCGGCGGCCATGGCGGCCCGGCGTTCGGGATCCTGCAAGAGCCCCCGCACCGCCTCGACGAGGTCCGCCTCCAGACGGGCTTCGGGCAGGAGCACGGCGGCGCCGGCCCGCTCCATACTGCGTGCGTTTACGGTCTGGTGGTCCTCCGCCACATTGGGGGAGGGCACGAGGACGGCGGGCGTCCCGGTCACCATCAGTTCGCTGCACGTGATGGCCCCGGCCCGGCACAGCGCCACATCGGCCGCGGCGTAGGCCAGGTCCATCCGGTCGATGTACGGCACCAGGCGCAGGCGCGGGTGCGCGGGCACGCGAGCCTGCAACCGCTCGAAATAGCGGCTCCCCGTCTGCCAGATCACGAACACGTCCCCGGCATCGAGCAGGGCGGCCAGATGACGCTCCATCGCCGCGTTGAGCGCCTGGCTGCCGAGCGACCCGCCGAAGACGAGCAGCACCGGCGCCCCGGCACCACCGGCCCCTTCCGGCAGCTCGAAATGGCGCCGGGCCTCGTGCGGGTCGGCCGTGCGTAACGCCGCCCGCGTCGGGTTGCCGCTGAGCACACATTTCCCGGGCGGGAACGCCTGTTGCGCCTCCGGGAACGCAATGTGGACCTCGGCCGCCCACCGGGCCAGCAGGCGGTTGGTCATCCCCGGATAGGCGTTTTGCTCCTGCAGCACGAGCGGCCGCCCGTGCAGGTGCGCCGCCAGCAGCACCGGCCCGGCCACGAAGCCGCCCGTCCCGACGACCACGTCCGGGTCGAACGCCTCGATGAGCCGCCGGCTCTGCACCAGCC
This window contains:
- the murG gene encoding undecaprenyldiphospho-muramoylpentapeptide beta-N-acetylglucosaminyltransferase, translating into MERAPRILFAGGGTGGHVYPAIAVADAVRRLVPEAAIAFAGTETRMEWDAVPRAGYPIHPITVVGLQRRLTPANLVFPFKLVRGLVQSRRLIEAFDPDVVVGTGGFVAGPVLLAAHLHGRPLVLQEQNAYPGMTNRLLARWAAEVHIAFPEAQQAFPPGKCVLSGNPTRAALRTADPHEARRHFELPEGAGGAGAPVLLVFGGSLGSQALNAAMERHLAALLDAGDVFVIWQTGSRYFERLQARVPAHPRLRLVPYIDRMDLAYAAADVALCRAGAITCSELMVTGTPAVLVPSPNVAEDHQTVNARSMERAGAAVLLPEARLEADLVEAVRGLLQDPERRAAMAAAARAQARPDAAERIAHAVLARAGYRLATTV
- the murC gene encoding UDP-N-acetylmuramate--L-alanine ligase, which gives rise to MVGIGGVGMSSIAEVLLSRGYRVTGSDLKKSEVTDRLEALGAVVYEGHAAGHVGEAGVVVHSSAVDPKRNPETLEAERRGIPLIRRAEMLGELMRMKFGIGIAGTHGKTTTTSMTGLVVSEGGFDPTIIVGGKVAFFDASAVAGEGDIIVLEADEYDRTFLRLTPSIAVVTNIEAEHLDIYDGLDDLKEAFIQYANSVPFFGAAILCLDDPNVQSIVGRIDRRVVTYGLSRQADVRAEHVEQDGLTMRFEVTTGTTSLGEVTLQVPGLFNVRNALAAVAVGLELEIPFEKIRSALAKYSGVQRRFERLGEAAGVLVIDDYAHHPTEVRATLGAAARAFPGRRIVAVFQPHLYSRTRDFAEDFARAFFDADVLVVLDVYGAREAPIEGVSGRLIAGLARRFGHRDVHEVPEKADMPAYVAALARPGDVVLTLGAGDIWRLARELLGLLRQRERAA
- a CDS encoding cell division protein FtsQ/DivIB gives rise to the protein MSESKRSRRGRYRLPHRWILLPALLATAVTGLLGWRWLATLPCRQIVIEGAHHAERAALLDLARVDTGMVLFDLDPALVADRLVRHPWVAHAEVTRLPTGTLAIDVEERRPVALVVGADGAPSHYLDATGAQMPLVPGAAYDVPLVRGLRQPYHPVQPVQEEAVRAFLAALAAVPPEVEALVSEVEVRGGELWAYTTPGPAREAVPVRLGRMGFSDKLTRLHAFWHQAVLPRPEKHFRLIDLRFDSQIVTEEQ